A part of Setaria viridis chromosome 8, Setaria_viridis_v4.0, whole genome shotgun sequence genomic DNA contains:
- the LOC117834337 gene encoding uncharacterized protein: protein MDFNFERLQPCEEPFYNIVPGNGSYPIGQVVLSVTFGTQVNYHTEYLTFEVANFKTSYHLGRPMLARFMANPHHTYLLLKMLAPNGVLSVYGDVETSYKCDI, encoded by the coding sequence atggacttcaacttcgagCGGCTCCAACCCTGTGAAGAACCCTTCTACAACATCGTCCCTGGCAATGGATCCTATCCGATTGGCCAAGTTGTTTTGTCGGTCACCTTTGGCACGCAAGTCAACTACCACACAGAGTACCTCACATTTGAGGTTGCCAAtttcaagacttcctaccacCTTGGCAGGCCCATGCTGGCGAGGTTTATGGCGAACCCACATCACACCTACCTCTTGCTCAAGATGCTGGCTCCAAACGGTGTCCTGTCCGTCTACGGTGATGTCGAGACTTCATACAAGTGCGACATTTAG